The Mustela erminea isolate mMusErm1 chromosome 6, mMusErm1.Pri, whole genome shotgun sequence genome includes a region encoding these proteins:
- the LTBR gene encoding LOW QUALITY PROTEIN: tumor necrosis factor receptor superfamily member 3 (The sequence of the model RefSeq protein was modified relative to this genomic sequence to represent the inferred CDS: inserted 2 bases in 1 codon; deleted 1 base in 1 codon), whose amino-acid sequence MRLPWAASPCGLAWGPLILGLCGLLAASQARLERPYHTENRTCWDWEKEYYEPKHQVCCSRCPPGTHVSVECSRSQNTVCAQCPENSYNEHWNHLSFCQLCRPCDQMLGFEETMPCTSRQKTQCRCQPGMFCVHWDTECVHCEPLSDCPPGTEAKLTDEVGIVNRNCVPCKAGHFQNTSSPRARCQPHTRCEEQGLVEAVPGTAQSDASCRNPPEHSEMPGTMMVLAILLPLASFLLLTTVLACTWKSHPSLCRKLGSLLKRRPEGEESNTADGSWEPPRVNPHFPDLVKPLLPFGDLAPASARLPAPPGLEEEMLQQQSPLSQARELEPELPEQSQVAHGTSGIHVTGGSVTVTGNIYIYNGPVLGGARGPGDPPASPEPPYPTPEEGAPGPPGLSTPYQEDGKAWHLAETEHWAATPSNRXPRTQLVTHASWSLGTARRRDVQEHLLPEAALPTQD is encoded by the exons ATGCGCCTGCCATGGGCCGCCTCCCCCTGCGGCCTGGCCTGGGGGCCTCTCATCCTGGGCCTCTGCGGTCTCCTGGCAGCATCCCAGGCCCGACTG GAGCGTCCATACCACACGGAGAACCGAACGTGCTGGGACTGGGAAAAGGAGTACTACGAACCCAAGCATCAGGTCTGCTGCTCCCGCTGCCCCCCAG GCACACACGTCTCCGTGGAATGCAGCCGCAGCCAGAACACCGTTTGTGCCCAGTGTCCCGAAAATTCCTACAACGAGCACTGGAACCATCTCTCCTTCTGCCAGCTGTGCCGCCCCTGTGACCAGA TGCTGGGCTTCGAGGAGACCATGCCTTGCACCAGCAGACAGAAGACCCAGTGCCGCTGCCAGCCAGGAATGTTCTGCGTGCACTGGGACACGGAGTGTGTACACTGTGAGCCACTCTCCGACTGCCCACCAGGCACTGAGGCCAAGCTGACAG ATGAAGTCGGGATAGTTAACAGAAACTGTGTGCCCTGTAAGGCAGGCCACTTCCAGAACACCTCCTCCCCCAGGGCCCGCTGCCAACCCCATACAAG GTGTGAGGAGCAGGGCCTGGTGGAGGCAGTTCCAGGCACTGCCCAGTCGGACGCCAGCTGCAGAAATCCCCCAGAGCACTCCGAGATGCCAG GAACTATGATGGTGCTGGCCATCCTGCTGCCACTGGCCTCATTCCTGCTCCTCACCACGGTCCTGGCCTGCACCTGGAAGAGTCACCCCTCTCTCTGCAGGAAGCTAG gatccctgctgaagAGGCGTCCAGAG gGAGAGGAATCAAATACCGCTGATGGAAGCTGGGAGCCTCCAAGGGTCAACCCACATTTCCCTGACCTGGTAAAGCCACTTCTGCCCTTTGGAGACCTGGCCCCCGCTTCGGCCAGGCTCCCAGCACCCCCAGGTTTGGAGGAAGAGATGCTGCAGCAGCAGAGTCCTCTCAGCCAGGCCAGGGAGCTGGAGCCCGAGCTCCCAGAGCAAAGCCAGGTGGCCCATG GTACCAGCGGCATTCATGTCACCGGTGGGTCTGTGACTGTCACTGGCAACATCTACATCTACAATGGGCCGGTTCTGGGGGGAGCACGGGGCCCCGGAGATCCCCCTGCTTCCCCAGAGCCTCCGTACCCCACCCCTGAAGAGGGTGCCCCTGGCCCTCCTGGGCTCTCCACACCCTACCAGGAGGATGGCAAAGCTTGGCACCTGGCTGAAACAGAG CACTGGGCTGCCACGCCCTCTAACAG GCCAAGGACCCAACTTGTCACCCATGCCTCTTGGAGTCTGGGAACAGCCAGGAGAAGGGATGTGCAAGAGCACCTTCTCCCTGAAGCTGCCCTACCCACCCAGGACTGA